Proteins encoded together in one Balaenoptera ricei isolate mBalRic1 chromosome 2, mBalRic1.hap2, whole genome shotgun sequence window:
- the LOC132360337 gene encoding cytochrome b-c1 complex subunit 10-like: MQSRFLALRSWELAGDWISTVGTWGAVGTVGLPWSIDWRLILDWVTYIKGKFKKDD; this comes from the coding sequence ATGCAGAGCAGGTTCCTTGCCCTGCGCTCCTGGGAACTGGCTGGAGACTGGATTTCCACCGTGGGCACGTGGGGTGCGGTGGGCACTGTGGGGCTGCCGTGGTCCATCGACTGGCGGCTGATTCTGGACTGGGTGACCTACATCAAGGGCAAGTTTAAGAAGGATGATTAA